In Streptococcus mitis, the DNA window TTTTTAGAGTTTTTTTCAGCCTCAAATCTTTAATTGTACTTGAAATTTCCTGAATGGTACTGTTAAGATTTTATGATAAAATAGTTGTAAGCTCATCATGATGTTATAGAAAAATAGTCCTTTTAGGAGTTTTCAAAGACTGTTTAGGATTGTATGTGCTTGTGTTAGACCTTTTCTGTTATTCTTTTCTTAGGAGGAGAATCCAATGAAACATATGATTATTCAGACACAGAAAACAGTCTATAAAGTAAACGTTGACGATATCTACTATATCCAAACACATCCAACTAAAGCCCATACCGTACAGATTGTTACAGAAGAGGCTAGTTTTAATATGGTTCAAAATTTAAGTAATCTTGAGAACCAATATGGGGAAAACTTGATGAGGTGTCATCGAAATTGTTTGGTCAATCTTGATAAATTAAAATCGATTGATTTTCAAGAAAGAATCCTTTTTCTCGGAGAAGAAGGTCAATACGCTGTCAAGTATGCCAGACGTCGCTATAGAGAAATTCGTCAAAAATGGTTGAAAGAAGGAGAGTAAGAAGATGAGAATATTTGTTTTAGAAGATGATTTTTCCCAACAAGCTAGAATTGAAACGACCATTGAGAAACTTTTGAAAGAACATCATATCACTCCCAGCTCTTTTGAGGTCTTTGGCAAGCCAGATCAACTGCTGGCAGAGGTGCATGAGAAGGGGGCGCATCAGCTTTTCTTTTTGGATATTGAGATTCGAAACGAAGAGATGAAGGGGCTAGAGGTGGCTAGAAAGATTCGGGAACGGGACCCCTATGCTCTGATTGTCTTTGTGACGACTCACTCGGAGTTTATGCCCTTGTCCTTTCGCTACCAAGTGTCTGCTTTGGACTACATTGATAAGGCCCTTTCGGCAGAGGAGTTTGAATCTCGGATCGAGACAGCCCTTCTCTATGCCAATAGTCAAGACAGTAAAAGTCTGGCGGAAGATTGCTTTTACTTTAAATCAAAATTTGCTCAATTCCAGTATCCCTTTAAAGAGGTTTACTATATCGAAACGTCCCCAAGACCCCATCGTGTTATTCTCTATACCAAGACGGACAGGCTGGAATTTACGGCGAGTTTAGAGGAGGTTCTCAAGCAGGAGCCTCGTTTCTTGCAGTGTCATCGCTCTTTTCTAGTCAATCCAACTAATGTAGTTCGTTTGGATAAGAAAGAAAAACTCCTTTTCTTTCCTAATGGTGGAAGCTGTCTCATCGCGCGTTATAAGGTCAGGGAAGTGTCTGAGGCTATCACTAACTTACACTGAGCTAGGAGAATTTATGAACATTGCTTGGATATTGTTGTATACACTTGTTACTAATGGACTAGAAATTGTCATCTTCTTTAAGGTAGATGGAATTGATCTTACTTTCGAGAGGATTTTTAAGGCCTTTCTTTTTAAGATACTGTTGGCCTTTGTTTTTGTAATGATTAGCTATATAGTAGGAAATATTTACCTATCTTATTTTATGGAACCCTTGTATGGCATCGGTTTGTCTTTCTTATTGTTAAGAGGACTTCCTAAAAAACTGCTTTTCTTTTATGGTCTCTTTCCAATGATATTGATGAATCTCTTTGATAGAGGTGTTTCTTATTTTGTACTTCCATTTTTGGAACAAGGGCAAGTATATGATGACTACTCATTTACTGGGTTATGTATAATAATTTTCAATTTCTTCATTTCTCTAGCCTTTTTGAAATGGTTGGACTATGATTTTACTAGTTTGAGAAGGGAGATTCTCGATAAAGGTTTTCAAAAGTCCCTGACTAAGATTAACTGGATAATGGGGGCTTACTATTTGGTGATACAAAGTCTGTCTTACTTTGAATATGAGCAAGGTATTCAATCAACGACTGTTCGCCATCTCATCCTAGTGTTCTACCTCCTATTTTTTATGGGGATTATCAAGAAATTGGATACCTATTTGAAGGACAAACTCCATGAGAGATTGGACCAAGAGCAGGCCTTGCGCTACAGAGATATGGAACGCTATAGTCGGCATATAGAGGAACTTTACAAGGAAGTCCGGAGCTTTCGCCATGACTACATTAACCTCTTAACCAGCTTACGTCTGGGCATTGAAGAGGAGGACATGGAGCAGATAAAAGAGGTCTACGACTCCGTCTTAAAGGATTCTAGTGAAAAATTGCAGGACAACAAATATGACCTAGGCCGATTGGTGAATATTCGGGACCGTGCCCTCAAAAGTCTCCTCGCGGGAAAATTTCTAAAAGCCAGAGATAAGAAGATTGTCTTTAATGTCGAAGTTCCTGAGGAGATTCAGGTTGAGGGGATGAGCCTGCTTGATTTTCTAACCATTGTGTCTATTCTTTGTGACAATGCTATTGAAGCTAGTGTAGAAGCCTGTCAACCTCATGTTTCAATCGCCTTTTTAAAAAATGGAGCACAGGAGACATTTATCATTGAAAATTCCATCAAAGAAGAGGGTATAGACATTTCTGAAATCTTCTCCTTTGGAGCAAGTTCCAAAGGGGAGGAAAGAGGAGTTGGTCTCTATACCGTCATGAAAATTGTGGAAAGCCATCCTAATACCAGTCTAAATACCACCTGTCAAAATCAAGTCTTTCGTCAGGTTTTAACGGTTCACTCGATGTCGGTTGATGATTAGAAGATCTGTTGAAAGAAGTACTACCTGTAGTCATCAATTAAAATGCCATAGTATATGAGGTATCCTATATGAATAAGAAATCCTTTTTTATCATCTGTTCTACGTTGATTATAGCATCGAATCTTCTCATGATTTCCGTGGTGAACAAGGGAGAAGAAACAGGGAGCAACCTGTTTGTGATTGCTATAGCCTGTGTTATGCTACCAGCCTTTTTATATGCAGTTGAAAACAGACTTACTTCAATGGTAAGAGTAGAATCAATACTCCTGATTCAGTTGACAGTTATATCCCTACTCCGTCTTATCAATAGAATAGGGAGTACGCCTGAAATCCTCAACATTATCATTACCCTTATCGCTTTGGCAAGTGGGACAGCTGCTATCCTTGTTGCGATTATGAGAATATATGAGAACATACGGAAGTGAGGGTGAGTAGTTTTCTATTTTGTATTTTCACATTGTCAAGTTCCCCCAGGGCAAGTATGTTTTTCATGCTTGCTTTTTTAAATTTTTTACAATTCAAGATGTTTTGATGACCATTTATGATTTGGATGGAAAATTTTAAAAAATAGTAGTATACTAACCTTATTAAGGTTGCAATAGGACGAAAATAAAAAGAGGTATTCCTCGTGAATGCAAAAACAATGTTACAATTGGATATTACGGTTGCTTAAAAGCTTGAGCCTGTAAATAGAGGAACTGTACTTGGAGGTAATTATGGATTTCAAAAGTTTTCTTATTGTTTTTGTTGTTGGCATGTTTGTTTCTTTTATTACTTCTTTAATTAGGGAAAAAATTTTAAAATCTCCAAAGAAGAATAAAGATAGATCTAATTAGATAAAGAGATTTTTATCGCTAGTTTAATCTACAGCGGAGTTTCTTTAATATTGTTTCGCCTGTTAAAATGATATGTGATAGCAGGATAAAAAATCTACAAATTAAGTTGGTATCAATACGGTGTAAAGGGCAAGTATGTTTTTCATGCTTGCTTTTTAAATTTTTTACAATTCAAGATGTTTTGATGACCATTTATGATTTGAGTGATCCAAGGATAAAATGAGTGCTATACTAGCAGTGTAAAGGTTCTAGCTCAACTAAGATAAAGCACACGTTTAGGAGGAAATCTTATGAAGAAAAAAATACTTGTCATTTTTATCTTGTATCTGATCATGTCCATCTTTCTATATCCGCTTAGGGAGAGTGCTTGGTATCAGCTATTTTATACCATAGCCTATGTGATTGCAGTTATGATTTATTTTGCTTTAATGAAAAAGAAAGGAGCAAAGAAATGAAAACTTTTCTTGCTAAAAAACAGACCATCTTCCTTGCGAGATTGTTCCTAGGGCAGTTGCCCTTACTTATCTCTACTTATCTATTTCTATCTCGTCAGTTTTTAAATTTTTCTTTAATTTTCCAATTTCTTTTAGTGGTTATTAACTTGGCTTCTATTTTGGTCACTGTTTACCTCACTAGGGAAATGAGGATAAGAAAGTTTGAAGATGATGATTTGGTTAGTCCTAGAACCAATCAACTCATGTTCATCGGCTTGACAGGTTTTATGTCTATTATTTGTTTGTATAGAGGTGTCACAGCAGGAGAATCTTACCAACAACTAATTGCCTATATTGGCGCTATTCTCTGCTTGATTATTATGCTTCTACTCATTTGGGGCTTGAAGTATTATAAAAAGTAGGGAAGAACTTGCGGCTAGTCTATAGTCTGATAAGAGGAGGTCATCATGTATAAACACTTATTTTTCCTAGATTCAAAAACCTTAGACTGGTTGACACCTTATATTCTGGTCTTGGCTTCTGACACCATTGCTTTTAATGTTTTTGTGCTAACCTTTGTATCTGTGGTGGTCTTTTATTTCCTAAATCCCATGTTATCTTTAATGGCTATCTTCTTAGGGGCTGGCTATGTGGTCGGATTTTGGTTGCTAAAATGGTTTGTTTTGGAAAGACTAGAGTTAAAGGATGACTTGTAGGGAAGTTTGTTTGTTGAGGAGGATAATTTTATGAAGTTTTTTGATAAATTTCATGCCTTTTGTTTTGGATTTTTAGTACTACTAATCGTCATTACAGTTCCTTATACGATTAACCATGGGGATTTTTTTCAAAATGAATCTGAATTGATTATTGTAAGTCTTCTAGTAACCTCGCTGAGTGTTGCTTATGCTAGAAAGTTTGAAATGATTTCTTTTGGGATGTTAAGCAAGAAAGAACTTTTGCTTTTCATTGCAATCTTTTTTCTAAGCGTTCTTGAGACGCTAGTTTATATTCATTTCTTCGCTGTTTCTTCTGGCGCAGGAGTTCAACACTTGGCGGAAGTCAGTAGAGGAATTTCTCTGTCTTTGATTTTGACTTCCTCAGTTTTTGGTCCCATCCAGGAGGAACTCATTTTCAGAGGACTTCTTCAAGGTGCCGTTTTTGACAATTCTTGGTTAGGGCTTGTGCTAACTTCCTCTCTCTTTTCTTTCATGCATGGACCTTCTAATGTCCCTTCGTTTATTTTTTATCTACTTGGGGGCTTGTTGCTGGGCTTTGCTTATAAAAAGAGCCAAAACTTATGGGTTTCTACTCTAGTCCACATGTTTTACAACAGTTGGCCACTCTTATATTATTTATAAAAATCATGAAAAGGTAAGCAGAAGACGGTGCTTGCCTTTTTCTTTCTATAATGATACCCAAGCCAATCCAGATGCTTTTCTTTGAGAATCGGGCGTGGAGCGGTTGACGAATAGGCCAAAAACTAGTAGAATAGTAAGGAAACTTTATACGGAGGAAAGAAATGGATTTGGGTGATAATGAGCTAACACTGACTCCCATACCTGGGAAAAGTGGCAAGGCTTATATGGGTAGCTATCCCGATGGGAAGCGTATCTTTGTAAAAATGAACACCTCTCCAATCCTACCTGGTCTAGCTAGAGAACAAATTGCTCCACAATTATTATGGAGTCGCCGTTTGGCAGATGGGCGTGATATGTGTGCTCAAGAATGGTTGACAGGCAAAATATTGACCCCCTATGATATGAATCGTAAGCAAATCGTCAATATTTTAACCCGCCTTCATCGCTCACGTCCGTTGATGACGCAGTTGAGTCGTTTGGGCTATGCCATGGAAACACCTGTAGATTTACTACAGTCTTGGCAGGAAACGGCTCCAGATGCTTTGCGTAAAAATCATTTTATCAGTGAAGTGATGGCTGATTTACGTCAGACTATTCCAGGATTTAGAGAGGACCATGCGACCATTGTCCATGGAGATGTACGACATAGTAATTGGATTGAGACAGACAGTGGCTTGATTTATTTGGTAGATTGGGATTCGGTTCGCTTGACCGATCGCATGTTTGATGTGGCCCATATGCTCTGCCATTATATTCCAGAACATCAGTGGAAGGAATGGTTGACCTACTACGGTTACAAGTACAATCAAACAGTATTAAATAAATTGTATTGGTACGGTCAATTGTCTTATTTGAGCCAGATTTCCAAGTATTATATGAACCAAGATTTAGAAAATGTCAATCGGGAGATTCATGGCTTGCGTCACTTCCGAGACAAGTATGGAAAGAGAAGATGAGAGTTAGAAATCGTAAAGGGGCGACAGAATTACTAGAGGCAAATCCTCAGTATGTGGTCCTCAATCCCTTGGAAGCCAAGGGGAAATGGCGGGACTTGTTTGGTAACGACAATCCCATTCATGTGGAAGTTGGAAGTGGAAAGGGTGCCTTTGTTTCGGGTATGGCCAAGCAAAACCCTGACATCAACTATATCGGGATTGATATTCAAAAGTCTGTTTTGAGCTACGCTTTGGACAAGGTGCTTGAAGTTGGAGTACCTAATATCAAGCTTTTGTGGGTAGATGGTTCTGACTTGACTGACTATTTTGAAGACGGTGAGATTGATCGCTTGTATCTGAACTTTTCAGATCCATGGCCTAAAAAACGCCATGAAAAGCGTCGTTTGACCTACAAAACCTTCTTGGATACCTTTAAGCGTATCTTGCCTGAAAATGGAGAAATTCATTTCAAGACGGATAACCGTGGCTTATTTGAGTACAGCCTAGTGAGCTTTTCTCAGTATGGCATGAAGCTCAATGGTGTCTGGCTTGATTTACATGCCAGTGATTTTGAAGGCAATGTCATGACTGAATATGAGCAAAAATTCTCCAACAAGGGGCAAGTTATCTACCGAGTTGAGGCAGAATTTTAAGAAATAGCCTAAAATCAGGCTATATAAGTGCTTTTGCTTTACATAAGTTGGCAAACGTGCTATACTAAGAGTAAGAATATGAGAAAGAGAGGCGGGGAAATATCTTCGCCTCTTGCTTATGAGGAGGTGGACGCAATCGCAACAATCGTAGAATTAGTCAGAGAAGTTGTAGAACCTGTCATAGAAGCTCCTTTCGAACTCGTGGATATCGAGTATGGAAAGATTGGCAGTGACATGATTCTCAGTATTTTTGTAGATAAACCTGAAGGAATTACCTTGAACGACACGGCAGACTTGACAGAAATTATTAGTCCTGTCCTAGACACTATCAAGCCAGATCCCTTCCCAGAACAATATTTCCTAGAAATTACCAGTCCAGGCTTGGAACGTCCTTTAAAAACCAAGGATGCCGTTGCTGGAGCGGTTGGGAAATACATCCATGTCGGGCTCTACCAAGCCATCGATAAGCAAAAGGTCTTTGAAGGAACCTTGTTGGCCTTTGAAGAGGACGAGTTGACTATGGAATATATGGACAAGACACGTAAGAAAACTGTCCAAATTCCATACAGTTTAGTATCAAAAGCACGTTTAGCAGTTAAATTATAGAAAAAGAAAGGATAGCTTTTGAGGATTCAAAAGTGAAGAAAACATGAGTAAAGAAATGCTAGAGGCCTTCCGCATTTTGGAAGAAGACAAGGGAATCAAAAAAGAAGACATCATCGACGCAGTCGTAGAGTCGCTTCGTTCCGCTTATCGCAGACGCTATGGTCAATCAGACAGCGTAGCTATTGACTTCAACGAAAAAACAGGTGATTTTACAGTTTATACTGTCCGTGAAGTTGTTGATGAAGTATTTGATAGCCGTTTGGAAATCAGCTTGAAAGACGCTCTTGCCATTAATTCAGCCTATGAACTTGGTGACAAAATCAAGTTTGAAGAAGCACCTGCTGAGTTTGGTCGTGTAGCAGCTCAATCTGCCAAACAAACCATCATGGAAAAAATGCGCAAGCAAACACGTGCCATTACTTACAATACTTACAAAGAACATGAGCAAGAAATCATGTCTGGTACAGTAGAACGCTTTGACAACCGCTTTATCTATGTCAACCTTGGCAGCATTGAAGCCCAATTGTCAAAACAAGACCAAATCCCTGGGGAAGTTTTTGCTTCTCATGATCGTATCGAAGTTTATGTTTACAAGGTTGAAGATAACCCTCGTGGTGTCAACGTCTTTGTTAGCCGTAGCCATCCAGAAATGATCAAACGTTTGATGGAGCAAGAAATTCCTGAAGTTTATGATGGAACTGTTGAAATCATGAGCGTGGCTCGTGAAGCAGGTGACCGTACGAAGGTTGCTGTTCGTAGCCATAATCCAAACGTGGACGCTATCGGTACAATCGTTGGACGTGGTGGAGCTAACATCAAGAAAATCACTAGCAAATTCCACCCAGCTCGCTATGATGCTAAGAGCGACCGTATGGTACCAATCGAAGAAAATATCGACGTTATCGAGTGGGTAGCAGATCCAGCTGAATTTATCTACAATGCCATTGCTCCTGCTGAGGTTGACCAAGTTATCTTTGATGAAAACGACAGCAAACGTGCCTTGGTGGTTGTTCCTGATAACAAGCTTTCTCTTGCAATCGGTCGTCGTGGACAAAACGTTCGCTTGGCAGCTCACTTGACTGGTTACCGTATCGATATCAAGTCTGCTAGCGAATTTGAAGCTATGGAAGAAGCTGGTTCGGTAGATTTGGAAGCAGAAAACGATACTGTAGAAGAATAAAAGCTGCTAGAGGAGGGAAAGATGAAAACGAGAAAAATCCCTTTGCGCAAGTCTGTTGTGTCCAATGAAGTGATTGATAAGCGTGATTTGCTCCGCATTGTCAAGAACAAGGAAGGACAAGTCTTTATCGATCCGACAGGCAAGGCCAACGGCCGCGGCGCTTATATCAAGCTAGACAATGCTGAAGCCCTAGAGGCAAAAAAGAAGAAGGTCTTTAACCGTAGCTTTGACATGGAAGTGGAAGAAAGCTTTTATGATGAGTTGATCGCTTATGTGGATCACAAAGTGAAAAGAAGAGAGTTAGGACTTGAATAAGCAAAAGATAAGCAATCTCTTGGGACTTGCTCAGAGAGCAGGACGGATTATATCGGGTGAGGAATTGGTGGTTAAGGCCATTCAAGCTGGCAAGGCCAAGATGGTTTTTCTAGCCCATGATGCTGGACCCAATCTGACAAAGAAGATTCAAGATAAAAGTCATTATTATCAAGTAGAAATTGTAACCGTGTTTTCAACACTGGAATTAAGCATAGCAGTCGGAAAATCAAGAAAGGTTTTGGCTGTAACAGATGCTGGATTTACAAAGAAAATGAGGTCTCTTATGGAATAGAAGAGGAGGACATGATTTGTCTAAGAAAAGATTGTACGAAATCGCAAAAGAACTTGGAAAAGAAAGTAAAGAAGTTGTAGCGCGTGCAAAAGAGTTGGGCTTGGATGTGAAAAGCCACTCATCAAGTGTGGAAGAAGCTGTCGCTGCAAAAATCGCTGCCAGCTTTAAGCCTGCAGCTGCTCCGAAAGCCGAAGCAAAACCTGCAGCACCAAAAGCAAGTGCAGAAAAGAAAGCCGAAAAATCTGAGTCAGCTAAACCAGCTGTAGCTAAGGAAGAGGCAAAAGCGCCAGAGCAAGTTGCTCCGAAGGCAGAAAAAGTAGCAGCTAAACCGCAAAGCCGTAATTTTAAGGCTGAGCGTGAAGCTCGTGCCAAAGAACAGGCAGAACGACGCAAGCAAAATAAGGGCAATAACCGTGACCAACAAAACGGAAACCGTCAGAAAAACGATGGCCGTAATGGTGGAAAACAAGGTCAAGGCAATCGCGACAATCGTCGCTTTAATGACCAAGCTAAGAAACAGCAAGGTCAGCAAAATCGTGGAAATGAGCGCCGTCAACAAGAGGACAAACGTCCACATCAAGCGGCTCCACGTATTGACTTTAAAGCCCGTGCAGCAGCCCTAAAAGCAGAGCAAAATGCAGAGTACGCACGTTCAAGTGAGGAACGTTTCAAGCAGACTCAGGCTGCCAAAGAAGCCTTGGCCCAAGCAAACAAACGCAAGGAGCCAGAGGAAATCTTTGAAGAAGTGGCTAAGTTAGCTGAACAAGCGCAACAAGAACAGCAAGTTCAAGCAGTGGTTGAACTTACTCCTGTAGCTAAAGAAGCGCCAGTGGATACACGTCGTAAAAAACAAGCTCGACCAGACAAAGAACGTGACGATTATGATCACGAAGAAGATGGTCCTAGAAAACAACAAAAGAATCGAAGTAGTCAAAATCAAGTGAGAAATCAAAAGAATAGTAACTGGAATAACAACAAAAAGAACAAAAAAGGCAATAACAAGAACAACCGTAATCAGACTCCAAAACCTGTTACGGAGCGTAAATTCCATGAATTGCCAACAGAATTTGAATATACAGATGGTATGACCGTTGCGGAAATCGCAAAACGTATCAAACGTGAACCAGCTGAAATCGTTAAGAAACTCTTTATGATGGGTGTCATGGCCACACAAAACCAATCCTTGGATGGGGAAACAATTGAACTCCTCATGGTGGATTATGGTATCGAAGCCAAACAAAAGGTTGAAGTGGATAATGCCGATATCGAACGTTTCTTTGTCGAAGATGGTTATCTTAATGAAGATGAGTTGGTTGAGCGTCCACCAGTTGTAACTATCATGGGACACGTTGACCACGGTAAAACAACTCTCCTAGATACCCTTCGTAACTCTCGTGTTGCGACAGGTGAAGCAGGTGGTATCACTCAGCATATCGGTGCCTACCAAATTGTGGAAAATGGCAAGAAGATCACCTTCCTTGATACACCAGGACACGCGGCCTTTACATCGATGCGTGCGCGTGGTGCTTCTGTTACCGATATTACTATCTTGGTTGTAGCGGCAGATGACGGGGTTATGCCTCAGACTATCGAAGCCATCAACCACTCAAAAGCGGCCAACGTTCCAATCATCGTAGCCATCAACAAAATTGATAAACCAGGTGCCAACCCAGAACGTGTTATCGGTGAATTGGCAGAGCATGGAGTTATGTCAACAGCTTGGGGCGGAGATTCTGAATTTGTTGAAATCTCAGCTAAATTCAACCAAAACATCGAAGAATTGTTGGAAACAGTCCTTCTTGTGGCTGAAATCCAAGAACTCAAGGCAGACCCAACAGTTCGTGCGATTGGTACAGTTATCGAAGCGCGCTTGGATAAAGGAAAAGGTGCGGTTGCAACCCTTCTTGTGCAACAAGGTACCTTGAATGTTCAAGACCCAATCGTTGTCGGAAATACTTTCGGTCGTGTCCGTGCTATGACCAATGACCTTGGTCGTCGTGTTAAAGTTGCTGGACCATCAACACCAGTTTCTATCACAGGTTTGAACGAAGCGCCAATGGCGGGTGACCACTTTGCCGTTTACGAAGATGAAAAATCTGCGCGTGCAGCCGGTGAAGAGCGTGCCAAACGTGCCCTCATGAAACAACGTCAAGCTACCCAACGTGTCAGCCTTGAAAACCTCTTTGATACCCTTAAAGCTGGTGAACTCAAATCTGTTAACGTTATCATCAAGGCTGATGTACAAGGTTCAGTTGAAGCCCTTTCTGCATCACTTCAAAAGATCGATGTGGAAGGTGTCAAAGTGACCATTGTTCACTCGGCTGTCGGTGCCATCAACGAATCTGACGTGACTCTTGCTGAAGCTTCAAATGCTTTCATCGTTGGTTTCAACGTACGCCCTACACCACAAGCTCGTCAACAGGCAGAAGCTGACGATGTGGAAATCCGTCTCCACAGCATTATCTATAAGGTTATCGAAGAGATGGAAGAAGCCATGAAAGGGATGCTTGACCCAGAATTTGAAGAAAAAGTTATCGGTGAAGCAGTTATCCGTGAAACCTTCAAGGTGTCTAAAGTCGGAACTATCGGTGGATTCATGGTTATCAACGGTAAGGTTACCCGTGACTCTAAAGTTCGTGTTATCCGTGATGGTGTCGTTATCTATGACGGCGAACTCGCAAGCTTGAAACACTACAAAGATGACGTCAAAGAAGTTACAAACGGTCGTGAAGGTGGATTGATGATTGATGGCTACAATGATATCAAAACTGATGATGTGATTGAGGCCTACGTCATGGAAGAAATCAAGAGATAAGATTTTTT includes these proteins:
- the infB gene encoding translation initiation factor IF-2; translated protein: MSKKRLYEIAKELGKESKEVVARAKELGLDVKSHSSSVEEAVAAKIAASFKPAAAPKAEAKPAAPKASAEKKAEKSESAKPAVAKEEAKAPEQVAPKAEKVAAKPQSRNFKAEREARAKEQAERRKQNKGNNRDQQNGNRQKNDGRNGGKQGQGNRDNRRFNDQAKKQQGQQNRGNERRQQEDKRPHQAAPRIDFKARAAALKAEQNAEYARSSEERFKQTQAAKEALAQANKRKEPEEIFEEVAKLAEQAQQEQQVQAVVELTPVAKEAPVDTRRKKQARPDKERDDYDHEEDGPRKQQKNRSSQNQVRNQKNSNWNNNKKNKKGNNKNNRNQTPKPVTERKFHELPTEFEYTDGMTVAEIAKRIKREPAEIVKKLFMMGVMATQNQSLDGETIELLMVDYGIEAKQKVEVDNADIERFFVEDGYLNEDELVERPPVVTIMGHVDHGKTTLLDTLRNSRVATGEAGGITQHIGAYQIVENGKKITFLDTPGHAAFTSMRARGASVTDITILVVAADDGVMPQTIEAINHSKAANVPIIVAINKIDKPGANPERVIGELAEHGVMSTAWGGDSEFVEISAKFNQNIEELLETVLLVAEIQELKADPTVRAIGTVIEARLDKGKGAVATLLVQQGTLNVQDPIVVGNTFGRVRAMTNDLGRRVKVAGPSTPVSITGLNEAPMAGDHFAVYEDEKSARAAGEERAKRALMKQRQATQRVSLENLFDTLKAGELKSVNVIIKADVQGSVEALSASLQKIDVEGVKVTIVHSAVGAINESDVTLAEASNAFIVGFNVRPTPQARQQAEADDVEIRLHSIIYKVIEEMEEAMKGMLDPEFEEKVIGEAVIRETFKVSKVGTIGGFMVINGKVTRDSKVRVIRDGVVIYDGELASLKHYKDDVKEVTNGREGGLMIDGYNDIKTDDVIEAYVMEEIKR